The Panicum virgatum strain AP13 chromosome 5K, P.virgatum_v5, whole genome shotgun sequence genome has a window encoding:
- the LOC120706700 gene encoding uncharacterized protein LOC120706700: protein MAISTLLSAPVASAPALSPSAPVPHTLFPIFYSHARSLSPPHHEQSKAPQPLPPLSARSPAPHQAATQLCSPRSHRIQRSRTGKNPTTSEAASPSLGARHLHRTVAMSVPGVASRAADRFYCPPPRRHLLDKQHQPLAAAAAAVEEPANSTPELRRDKPPPAATNLESFIASTAVRVPARRHPRTGARGRGTGAGAPYYELADLWDAFGEWSAYGAGVPLLLNGTDGVVQYYVPFLSAIQLYGSRPPPPSNRRFNEDSDDDSAPDTSSNVSSPTENERSIGMTTQCLAENICTDQGFSSDGSESSNQESSPIFQYVEHDAPYGRQPLADMISVFSSKFPDLKTYKSCDLLPSSWISVAWYPIYRIPTGPTLQDLDACFLTFHSLSTAPDGMLIGHPETNNFHNNKIVDVPGKITLPLIGLASYKFHGSMWMSNQHHEQQLTTSLLKAADDWLCQRQVDHPDYRFFLSH, encoded by the exons ATGGCCATTTCAACACTACTGTCGGCGCCGGTCGCCAGCGCGCCGGCCCTATCGCCATCTGCCCCCGTCCCTCACACCCTCTTCCCCATTTTTTATTCGCACGCTCGCTCGCTCTCTCCTCCGCACCACGAGCAAAGCAAAGCGCCGCAGCCTTTGCCTCCCCTGTCTGCTCGCTCCCCCGCTCCCCACCAGGCCGCCACCCAGCTCTGCTCTCCTCGCTCGCATCGCATCCAGCGCTCCCGCACCGGGAAAAACCCTACTACTTCCGAGGCCGCCTCGCCGTCTCTTGGCGCGCGGCACCTCCACCGTACCGTCGCCATGTCCGTCCCCGGCGtcgcctcccgcgccgccgaccGCTTCTACtgcccgccgccacgccgccacctcctcgacAAGCAGCACCAGCCGCTGGCTGCGGCAGCCGCGGCAGTTGAGGAACCGGCGAACTCGACGCCGGAGCTCCGGCGAGACaagcccccgccggcggcgaccaaCCTCGAGAGCTTCATCGCCTCCACCGCCGTCCGCGTGCCCGCGCGGCGGCATCCCCGG acgggcgcgcgggggcggggcACCGGCGCGGGCGCGCCGTACTACGAGCTCGCGGATCTGTGGGACGCGTTCGGGGAGTGGAGCGCGTACGGCGCCGGCGTGCCGCTGCTGCTCAATGGCACGGACGGCGTCGTGCAGTACTACGTGCCCTTCCTCTCCGCTATCCAGCTCTACgggtcgcggccgccgccgccaagcaaCAG ACGATTTAAtgaagatagtgatgatgacaGTGCTCCAGACACAAGTAGTAATGTAAGCAGTCCGACTGAGAATGAAAGGTCCATTGGAATGACAACCCAGTGTTTAGCAGAAAATATTTGCACCGATCAAGGTTTTTCCAGTGATGGCAGTGAGTCCAGCAACCAGGAATCATCCCCTATTTTCCAATATGTGGAACATGATGCTCCATATGGAAGACAACCTTTAGCAGATATG ATTTCAGTATTTTCAAGTAAGTTTCCTGATCTAAAGACATACAAGAGTTGTGATCTTCTGCCATCCAGTTGGATTTCTGTAGCCTG GTATCCCATATACCGGATACCAACAGGACCCACACTACAAGATCTGGATGCTTGCTTCTTAACATTCCATTCATTGTCAACAGCACCTGATG GTATGTTAATTGGGCATCCTGAGACAAATAACTTCCATAACAATAAAATTGTTGATGTTCCTGGGAAGATTACTCTGCCTCTGATTGGTCTAGCTTCTTACAAATTTCATGGCTCCATGTGGATGTCAAATCAGCACCATGAGCAGCAGTTAACAACATCGCTTCTGAAAGCTGCTGATGACTGGCTTTGTCAGCGGCAAGTAGATCACCCTGATTACCGCTTCTTCCTCTCACACTAA